Proteins from a single region of Kineosporiaceae bacterium:
- a CDS encoding NUDIX domain-containing protein has translation MITAAPDHLHLVLRGEGLDEVEALPTPRVLQRGAVRAVIERDGLLLMAHSTVVGDYGFPGGGIEDGESLDDALRRELREELGAELLEVGEHLGTVVQRRRSIFPAEADIFEATHRYLACRVAEDRHPVRLEAYERELGLVSRWVTPQSALVANRVIAAELVATNPWIPREIAVLEWLIGRG, from the coding sequence ATGATCACTGCTGCGCCCGATCATCTCCACCTGGTGTTGCGGGGCGAAGGCCTCGACGAGGTCGAGGCGTTGCCGACCCCGCGCGTCCTCCAGCGCGGCGCCGTCCGGGCGGTGATCGAACGGGACGGTCTGCTGCTGATGGCCCACTCGACCGTCGTGGGCGACTACGGCTTCCCGGGTGGCGGTATCGAGGACGGCGAGAGTCTGGACGACGCGCTCCGCCGCGAACTGCGTGAGGAACTCGGTGCCGAGCTGCTGGAGGTGGGCGAGCACCTGGGTACCGTCGTGCAGCGCCGGCGGTCGATCTTCCCGGCGGAGGCCGACATCTTCGAGGCCACCCACCGCTATCTGGCGTGCCGCGTCGCCGAGGACCGGCACCCGGTGCGGCTGGAGGCCTACGAGCGTGAGCTCGGCCTGGTGTCGCGGTGGGTCACTCCGCAGTCGGCGCTGGTGGCCAACCGGGTGATCGCCGCCGAGTTGGTGGCCACCAACCCCTGGATCCCGCGGGAGATCGCGGTGCTGGAGTGGCTGATCGGTCGGGGCTGA
- a CDS encoding helix-turn-helix transcriptional regulator, whose protein sequence is MAMPASQAAILVTLVDREAHGYAIMQAVQASGETMGPATLYTAIGRLLDLKLVEEVDDRPAPELDDSRRRYYRITPRGRAELVVELDRLHAVLERAANAGIDRRAWRPSGPTLGTT, encoded by the coding sequence ATGGCGATGCCGGCATCCCAGGCGGCAATCCTGGTGACCCTCGTGGACCGTGAGGCCCACGGCTACGCGATCATGCAAGCGGTCCAGGCTTCCGGCGAGACCATGGGTCCGGCCACGCTCTACACCGCGATCGGCCGCCTGCTCGACCTGAAGCTGGTCGAGGAGGTCGACGACCGCCCCGCCCCCGAGCTCGACGACAGCCGCCGGCGCTACTACCGGATCACCCCGCGCGGCCGGGCCGAACTGGTGGTCGAACTCGACCGGCTGCACGCCGTCCTCGAACGGGCCGCAAACGCCGGGATCGACCGACGTGCCTGGCGGCCGAGCGGCCCCACCCTGGGCACGACGTGA
- a CDS encoding DUF1905 domain-containing protein: MAETLHLTATLEKRGPAGAFILTDEQVAALADGAKTFPVTVTVNGHALALRLARMGGENLIGLNKAMRAEAGVEVGERLEVEIAADAAPRTVEVPDDLAAALAADEQAAAAFEKLAYSHRKEYVRWVTEAKREQTRADRIAKAVEMVRAGQTR; this comes from the coding sequence ATGGCTGAGACGCTGCACCTGACCGCGACGCTGGAGAAGCGTGGCCCCGCGGGGGCCTTCATCCTCACCGACGAGCAGGTGGCCGCCCTGGCGGACGGCGCCAAGACGTTCCCGGTGACGGTGACCGTCAACGGCCACGCCCTGGCCTTGCGGCTCGCACGGATGGGCGGCGAGAACCTGATCGGGCTGAACAAGGCGATGCGGGCCGAGGCCGGCGTCGAGGTGGGAGAGAGGCTCGAGGTCGAGATCGCCGCGGACGCCGCGCCGCGCACCGTCGAGGTGCCGGACGACCTCGCGGCGGCCCTGGCCGCCGATGAGCAGGCCGCCGCGGCGTTCGAGAAGCTGGCCTACTCGCACCGCAAGGAGTACGTCCGCTGGGTCACCGAGGCCAAGCGCGAACAGACCCGCGCCGACCGGATCGCCAAGGCCGTCGAGATGGTGCGCGCCGGTCAGACCCGCTGA
- the mprF gene encoding bifunctional lysylphosphatidylglycerol flippase/synthetase MprF yields the protein MTTHPDIHPEPTVEAEPAQGGARLSARVRRRVRERPLRLLRFLAVRGAAPLVVLGVLAWAVGVLHGQLRGYPWSRLGPSIAEIGTGPVLASILATCVSYLAMTGYDALALRYVEHRLPYRRFAAASFVATAFGNTLGASAVVGAALRARVYSAWGVPAFAITRIAVFNLITLSLGCGVLAAVGMAHTPDRIGPAVHLPPSVMLGLTVALVTAIAGYLLWCGAGKRALTLRDWRIDRPSRRLALAQIVLSTLEWLSMAAVLFVLLPGGGLGFPTFATVFVVATVAGLVSNVPGGLGVFEAVLLIGLGGAVAPSALVTALVAYRIIYFLLPLTLAAVLLAVLESRRTTATTDGVLARVGVLTPSVLGLAVAVLGAGLVITGQVPGYANPSELTAFTASLAGVGLMLLARGLHRRLRGALVATLGVLVVVLTAALLSATPVPAVVSLLLITLLVLARGAFQRTTSVLSDPRGWVWSLTVAGVCSLLVWWHDLWVGSRAVGGRTWLEASVGHGTPVTVRLGLSAGVLGLVVAGTRLQTVARPAHATATAAELVLAEPILAQARTSDASLLWTGDKRVHFSPGGGALLMYQVRRRSWVVMGDPVGDEAEFDELLWSFLDLCDRSLGRPVFYCVHEETAELYRRHGLTLSKLGEEAVIDLTTFTMQGKNRAKLRSEVRSSERVGVSVELVDPERVPEVLAQLRVVSDIWLEQRNAREKSFSLGAFDEEYLARFPIAVAWQDGQVVAFASLWASGARHEIKVDLMRRLPDAPRCVMSHLFVAAMTWAHEQGFASFSIGMAPLSGLRPEPSDGDPGETADSPAAATYWDRIGHFLFSHGEHFYNFQGLRQFKERFHPQWQARYVASPGGPALPSMMLDVARLVGGGLRGVVAR from the coding sequence ATGACCACGCACCCAGACATCCACCCCGAGCCGACGGTGGAGGCCGAGCCTGCCCAGGGCGGAGCACGGCTCTCGGCCCGAGTCCGCCGGCGGGTCCGGGAGCGTCCGCTGCGGCTGCTGCGGTTCCTGGCGGTTCGGGGCGCGGCACCGCTGGTGGTGCTCGGCGTCCTCGCCTGGGCTGTCGGGGTGTTGCACGGGCAGTTGCGGGGGTACCCCTGGTCTCGGCTGGGGCCGTCGATCGCCGAGATCGGTACCGGCCCGGTGCTGGCGTCCATCCTGGCCACCTGTGTGTCGTACCTGGCGATGACCGGCTACGACGCCCTCGCGCTGCGCTACGTCGAACACCGCCTGCCTTATCGCCGCTTCGCCGCCGCCTCGTTCGTGGCCACGGCCTTCGGTAACACCCTGGGCGCCTCCGCCGTCGTCGGGGCGGCCCTGCGGGCCCGGGTGTACTCGGCCTGGGGCGTGCCCGCCTTCGCGATCACGCGGATCGCGGTGTTCAACCTGATCACCCTGTCCCTGGGGTGCGGGGTGCTGGCCGCGGTCGGCATGGCGCACACCCCCGATCGGATCGGCCCGGCTGTTCACCTACCGCCCTCGGTGATGCTCGGCCTGACCGTGGCCCTGGTGACGGCGATCGCCGGCTATCTGCTCTGGTGCGGCGCCGGCAAACGGGCGCTCACCCTGCGGGACTGGCGCATCGACCGGCCCTCGCGCCGCCTCGCGCTCGCCCAGATCGTGCTCTCGACGCTCGAGTGGCTCTCGATGGCTGCGGTGCTGTTCGTGTTGTTGCCGGGCGGCGGGCTGGGCTTTCCGACCTTCGCCACCGTGTTCGTGGTCGCCACCGTCGCCGGTCTGGTCAGCAACGTGCCGGGCGGGCTCGGAGTGTTCGAGGCCGTCCTGCTCATCGGGCTGGGCGGGGCGGTGGCGCCGTCCGCGCTCGTCACGGCTCTCGTGGCCTACCGGATCATCTACTTCCTGCTGCCGCTCACCCTGGCCGCCGTGCTGCTGGCGGTGCTGGAGTCGCGGCGCACCACGGCCACCACGGACGGCGTGCTGGCCCGGGTCGGCGTGCTCACACCGTCCGTGCTGGGCCTGGCCGTCGCGGTACTCGGCGCAGGGCTGGTGATCACCGGGCAGGTGCCCGGGTACGCCAACCCCTCCGAGCTCACGGCGTTCACCGCCAGCCTGGCCGGGGTCGGCCTGATGTTGCTCGCCCGGGGTCTGCACCGCCGGCTGCGCGGCGCCCTGGTCGCCACGCTCGGCGTCCTGGTGGTGGTCCTGACCGCAGCCCTGCTCAGTGCGACACCCGTGCCGGCAGTGGTGTCGCTGCTGCTGATCACCTTGCTGGTGTTGGCGCGCGGGGCGTTCCAGCGCACCACGTCGGTCCTGTCGGACCCCCGGGGCTGGGTCTGGTCGCTGACCGTGGCAGGGGTGTGCTCACTGCTGGTGTGGTGGCACGACCTGTGGGTCGGCTCGCGGGCCGTCGGCGGACGTACCTGGCTGGAGGCCTCGGTCGGCCACGGCACCCCCGTCACCGTTCGGCTCGGACTGTCGGCCGGCGTGCTGGGGCTCGTGGTCGCCGGAACCCGGCTGCAGACCGTCGCCCGCCCGGCTCATGCCACCGCGACGGCCGCTGAACTCGTTCTCGCCGAACCGATTCTGGCCCAGGCCCGGACCAGCGACGCCTCGCTGCTGTGGACCGGTGACAAGCGGGTCCACTTCTCGCCCGGCGGCGGAGCGCTGCTGATGTACCAGGTGCGTCGTCGCAGCTGGGTGGTGATGGGCGACCCGGTCGGGGACGAGGCCGAGTTCGACGAGCTGCTCTGGTCGTTCCTCGACCTGTGCGACCGCAGCCTGGGGCGGCCGGTCTTCTACTGCGTGCACGAGGAGACGGCCGAGCTCTACCGGCGGCACGGGCTCACGCTGTCGAAGCTGGGGGAGGAGGCGGTCATCGACCTGACGACCTTCACCATGCAGGGCAAGAACCGGGCGAAGTTGCGTTCGGAGGTGCGCTCCAGCGAACGGGTCGGGGTGAGTGTCGAGCTCGTCGATCCCGAGCGGGTGCCCGAGGTGCTGGCGCAGCTACGGGTGGTCTCCGACATCTGGCTCGAGCAACGCAACGCGCGCGAGAAGTCGTTCTCGCTCGGTGCCTTCGACGAGGAGTACCTGGCCCGGTTCCCGATCGCGGTGGCCTGGCAGGACGGCCAGGTGGTCGCGTTCGCGTCGCTGTGGGCCAGTGGCGCTCGGCACGAGATCAAGGTCGACCTGATGCGCCGGCTGCCCGACGCGCCGCGCTGCGTGATGAGTCACCTGTTCGTGGCGGCGATGACCTGGGCGCACGAGCAGGGATTCGCCTCGTTCAGCATCGGCATGGCGCCGCTGTCCGGGTTGCGGCCCGAGCCCAGCGATGGCGACCCGGGTGAAACCGCCGATTCGCCGGCCGCGGCGACCTACTGGGACCGGATCGGCCACTTCCTGTTCAGCCACGGCGAGCACTTCTACAACTTCCAGGGGCTGCGCCAGTTCAAGGAGCGCTTCCACCCGCAGTGGCAGGCCCGCTACGTCGCCTCGCCCGGTGGGCCGGCGCTGCCGTCGATGATGCTGGACGTCGCGCGGCTCGTCGGTGGCGGTCTGCGCGGTGTGGTGGCTCGCTGA